The following proteins are co-located in the Massilia litorea genome:
- a CDS encoding arylesterase, with the protein MLSFLNKFTVAAALVAASASAYSAPKTVLVVGDSLSAEYGLTRGAGWVALLEQKLKSEKIDANIVNASISGETTSGGRARLPALLNAHKPQIVVIELGANDGLRGLPVDAASTNLREMITMAQKHRAKVMLIGMRMPPNYGRAYTERFFGMFSTLSKEYKAPLVPFMLEGVADKPALFQADRLHPSAQAHPIILNNIWPTFSTLITK; encoded by the coding sequence ATGCTCTCTTTTCTCAATAAATTCACTGTCGCGGCAGCCCTCGTGGCTGCTTCGGCGAGCGCTTATTCTGCACCAAAAACCGTACTCGTGGTGGGCGACAGCCTGTCGGCCGAATATGGCCTCACACGCGGCGCCGGCTGGGTCGCCCTGCTCGAACAGAAGCTGAAAAGCGAAAAGATCGACGCCAACATCGTGAACGCCAGCATCAGCGGCGAGACCACCAGCGGCGGGCGAGCGCGGCTGCCCGCCCTGCTCAATGCGCACAAGCCCCAGATCGTCGTCATCGAACTCGGCGCCAACGATGGCCTGCGCGGATTGCCGGTCGACGCCGCCTCGACCAACCTGCGCGAAATGATCACGATGGCGCAGAAGCATCGCGCCAAGGTCATGTTGATCGGCATGCGCATGCCGCCGAACTATGGCCGTGCGTACACGGAGCGCTTCTTCGGCATGTTCAGCACGCTCTCGAAGGAATACAAGGCGCCGCTGGTGCCCTTCATGCTGGAAGGCGTGGCCGACAAGCCGGCGCTGTTCCAGGCCGACCGCCTGCACCCGAGCGCGCAGGCACATCCAATTATCCTGAATAACATCTGGCCGACTTTCTCGACACTGATCACCAAATAA
- the mnmH gene encoding tRNA 2-selenouridine(34) synthase MnmH, with amino-acid sequence MKYPAVLSFADILPELDRFDTIIDARSEGEFALDHLPGAINCPVLNDEERVRVGTLYKQVGAFEAKKVGAALVARNIARHLDERFGDKPKDWKPLVYCWRGGNRSGSLAHILAKIGWPAIQLDGGYKAYRAAVSAALAAPPDLEWRVICGTTGSGKSRLLETLDGIGAQVLDLERLAAHRGSVLGHLPDEPQPTQKMFETRIWNKLRHFDPSRPVFVESESKKVGNLRVPDAVMERMRAAPCVALTLSRPNRVRLLMEDYEHFARDPQALNGQLDHLVQLHGRARIDEWHALANSGAMPELVDQLLVEHYDPAYLRSIDRNFVQYGQARVLELSDIGPQDFMKAAQSLHAA; translated from the coding sequence ATGAAATATCCCGCCGTACTGAGCTTTGCCGACATCCTTCCCGAACTCGACCGCTTCGACACCATCATCGACGCCCGCAGCGAGGGCGAGTTCGCGCTCGACCACTTGCCCGGCGCCATCAACTGCCCGGTCCTGAACGACGAGGAGCGGGTGCGGGTCGGCACGCTCTACAAGCAGGTCGGCGCCTTCGAGGCCAAGAAGGTCGGCGCGGCCCTGGTCGCGCGCAACATCGCGCGCCATCTGGACGAGCGCTTCGGCGACAAGCCGAAGGACTGGAAGCCCCTCGTCTACTGCTGGCGCGGCGGCAACCGCAGCGGCTCGCTGGCCCACATCCTGGCCAAGATCGGCTGGCCGGCGATCCAGCTCGACGGCGGCTACAAGGCCTACCGCGCCGCCGTGAGCGCCGCCCTGGCCGCGCCGCCGGACCTGGAATGGCGGGTCATCTGCGGCACCACCGGCAGCGGCAAGAGCCGCCTGCTGGAGACCCTGGACGGGATCGGCGCCCAGGTGCTCGACCTCGAGCGGCTGGCGGCCCACCGCGGCTCGGTGCTCGGCCACCTGCCCGACGAGCCGCAGCCGACCCAGAAGATGTTCGAGACCCGGATCTGGAACAAGCTGCGTCATTTCGACCCGAGCCGTCCCGTGTTCGTCGAATCCGAGAGCAAGAAGGTCGGCAACCTGCGCGTGCCGGACGCCGTCATGGAGCGCATGCGCGCGGCGCCCTGCGTGGCCCTGACGCTGTCGCGCCCGAACCGGGTGCGCCTGCTGATGGAAGACTACGAACACTTCGCGCGCGACCCGCAAGCCCTGAACGGCCAGCTCGACCACCTGGTCCAGCTGCACGGCCGCGCCCGGATCGACGAATGGCACGCCCTGGCCAACAGCGGCGCGATGCCGGAGCTGGTCGACCAGCTGCTGGTCGAACACTACGACCCGGCCTACCTGCGTTCGATCGACCGCAATTTCGTCCAGTACGGGCAGGCGCGGGTGCTGGAGTTGAGTGATATCGGGCCGCAGGACTTCATGAAGGCGGCGCAGTCGCTGCACGCGGCCTGA
- a CDS encoding NAD(P)H-hydrate dehydratase, which yields MDNRLYSVAQIRATEAAAAESLEPGALMRRAGRAGADAALELLGGARERPVLVLAGPGNNGGDALELAANLGEAGVDVVVLHLAGSGKVSTEAAQALARARASRANFADVAPDVRDWALVVDGLFGIGLQRPLEGRYRDLVSAIDGVRCPVLALDVPSGLDADSGAVVGPNGVAVHATHTITFIGDKPGLHTAEGRDHAGQVQVAGLELDEALFEPAQACIGSPALFAASLAPRRQNSHKGQFGDLAVVGGARGMTGAAVLAARGALYAGAGRVFAVTIDPAPAFDPVHPELMFRLAHDFDFAGRVLVLGPGMGDAMEAMRALGHGIDSAAPIVLDADALNLVAASTELQARLTRRQSATLVTPHPLEAARLLGSSAAEVQADRLGAARRLAKRLQAVVVLKGAGSVIARPDGEIVINPTGNPGLATGGSGDVLAGVCGALLAQGWPAWEAAIGAVWMHGAAADRLVDEGIGPVGMTAGELPAAVRAVLNGLIRERGQTRAR from the coding sequence ATGGACAATCGTCTTTACAGCGTGGCGCAGATTCGCGCCACGGAAGCCGCCGCGGCGGAAAGCCTTGAACCGGGCGCATTGATGCGCCGCGCCGGGCGTGCCGGCGCGGATGCCGCCCTCGAGCTGCTCGGCGGCGCACGGGAACGGCCGGTGCTGGTGCTGGCCGGCCCCGGCAACAATGGCGGCGACGCCCTCGAGCTGGCGGCCAACCTGGGCGAAGCCGGGGTCGACGTCGTCGTGCTGCACCTGGCCGGCAGCGGCAAGGTGTCCACGGAGGCGGCCCAGGCCCTGGCGCGCGCCCGCGCCAGCCGCGCCAACTTCGCCGACGTCGCACCCGACGTGCGCGACTGGGCACTGGTGGTCGACGGCCTGTTCGGCATCGGCCTGCAACGACCGCTCGAGGGCCGCTACCGCGACCTGGTGAGCGCCATCGACGGCGTGCGCTGCCCGGTGCTGGCGCTCGACGTGCCGAGCGGCCTGGACGCGGACAGCGGCGCGGTTGTCGGTCCGAACGGCGTCGCCGTCCACGCCACCCATACGATCACCTTCATCGGCGACAAGCCGGGCCTGCACACGGCCGAGGGCCGCGACCATGCGGGACAGGTGCAGGTGGCCGGCCTCGAGCTCGATGAAGCCCTGTTCGAGCCGGCGCAAGCCTGCATCGGCTCGCCCGCGCTGTTCGCAGCCAGCCTCGCGCCGCGGCGCCAGAATTCGCACAAGGGACAGTTCGGCGACCTGGCCGTGGTCGGCGGCGCCCGCGGGATGACCGGGGCCGCGGTGCTGGCCGCGCGCGGCGCGCTGTACGCCGGCGCCGGACGCGTGTTCGCGGTGACGATCGACCCGGCGCCGGCCTTCGACCCGGTGCATCCCGAACTGATGTTCCGCCTTGCCCACGACTTCGACTTCGCCGGCCGCGTGCTGGTGCTCGGCCCCGGCATGGGCGACGCGATGGAGGCGATGCGCGCGCTCGGCCACGGCATCGACAGCGCGGCGCCCATCGTGCTCGACGCCGACGCCCTCAACCTGGTCGCGGCCAGCACCGAACTGCAGGCGCGCCTGACACGGCGCCAGTCGGCTACCCTGGTCACGCCGCATCCGCTGGAAGCGGCGCGCCTGCTGGGCAGCTCGGCGGCCGAGGTGCAGGCAGACCGGCTGGGGGCGGCGCGCAGGCTGGCCAAGCGCCTGCAGGCGGTCGTGGTGCTCAAGGGGGCCGGCAGCGTGATCGCGCGGCCGGATGGCGAGATCGTGATCAACCCGACCGGTAATCCGGGCCTGGCGACGGGCGGCAGCGGCGACGTGCTGGCGGGCGTATGCGGCGCACTGCTGGCGCAGGGCTGGCCGGCCTGGGAGGCGGCGATCGGGGCCGTGTGGATGCACGGGGCGGCGGCGGACCGGCTGGTCGATGAAGGTATCGGGCCGGTCGGAATGACGGCCGGGGAATTGCCGGCGGCGGTGCGGGCGGTGTTGAATGGCTTGATCCGGGAGCGCGGCCAGACACGCGCCCGTTGA
- a CDS encoding hydantoinase B/oxoprolinase family protein yields the protein MDWQFWIDRGGTFTDIVARRPDGSLTTHKLLSENPEQYRDAAVAGIRHLLNVAPGQPLPTERIGAVKMGTTVATNALLERKGAPTALAITRGFRDALRIAYQNRPRLFERHIVLPALLYGQVVEVDERIGAHGETVRELDAAKARAGLQAVFDSGTRALAIVFMHGYRHARHEAEVARIAREIGFTQISVSHEVSPMMKLVARGDTTVVDAYLSPILRRYVDQVAAELPGVHLQFMQSNGGLTDARAFQGKDSILSGPAGGIVGMVRASRLAGFERVIGFDMGGTSTDVSHYAGEFERVFETQVAGVRMRAPMMSIHTVAAGGGSILHFDGSRYRVGPDSAGANPGPASYRRGGPLTVTDANLMLGKIQPGQFPHLFGPGGNEALDAGVVRAGFEEMAREIAAATGDERTPEQVAEGFIQIAVGNMANAIKQISVQRGHDVTEYALTSFGGAGGQHACLVADALGMKTVFVHGLAGVLSAYGMGRADQSAMREQAVEERLGAADSEALAARLDTLAEAASGDLRAQGVVDARIDIVKRVHLRYEGTDSALVVDFAAPEAMQAQFEAAYKRRFSFLMPSRALIVEAVSVEALGRSEAPPETIAPVMPRDGGLHPFDTVPMFGAGEWRATAIYRRADLRPGDRIDGPAIVAEDNATTVVEAGWQAEVTPYNHLVLRRVQALPERRAIGTTADPVMLEIFNNLFMSIAEQMGLRLQNTAHSVNIKERLDFSCAIFDAAGNLVANAPHMPVHLGSMGESIKTVMRENAGRMRAGDVYVLNDPYNGGTHLPDVTVISPVFDEAGIDILFYVGSRGHHADIGGTTPGSMPPDSRHIEEEGVLIDNFKLVDGADGILREAEARALLNGARYPARNPDQNMADLRAQVAANQKGVEELLRMVAHFGLDVVRAYMGHVQDNAEEAVRRVITALKDGAFTVELDNGARIAVAITVDRAARSARIDFTGTSSQLDNNFNAPSAVCMAAVLYVFRTLVEDEIPLNGGCLKPLEVIIPPGSMLNPHYPASVVSGNVETSTCITNALYGALGVMAASQGTMNNFTFGNARYQYYETISGGSGAGEGFDGTDVVQTNMTNSRLTDPEILEFRFPVRLESYAIRPGSGGAGRWHGGKGGVRQVRFLEPMTAAILSNNRIYAPFGMAGGEPGARGVNTVVRADGRVEQVGHIGKVEMAAGDLFVIETPGGGGYGEA from the coding sequence ATGGATTGGCAGTTCTGGATCGACCGCGGCGGCACCTTTACCGATATCGTGGCGCGCCGCCCCGACGGCAGCCTCACGACGCACAAGCTGCTCTCCGAGAACCCGGAGCAGTACCGCGACGCCGCCGTGGCGGGCATCCGCCATCTGTTGAACGTGGCGCCCGGCCAGCCGCTGCCGACTGAACGCATCGGGGCCGTCAAGATGGGTACGACGGTCGCGACCAACGCGCTGCTCGAGCGCAAGGGCGCACCCACGGCGCTGGCGATCACGCGCGGCTTCCGGGACGCGCTGCGCATCGCCTACCAGAACCGTCCCAGGCTGTTCGAACGCCACATCGTGCTGCCCGCGCTGCTGTACGGCCAGGTGGTCGAGGTCGACGAGCGCATCGGCGCGCACGGCGAGACCGTGCGCGAGCTCGACGCGGCGAAAGCGCGCGCCGGGCTGCAGGCGGTGTTCGACAGCGGCACCCGCGCGCTGGCGATCGTCTTCATGCACGGTTACCGCCATGCGCGGCACGAAGCCGAAGTCGCCCGCATCGCGCGCGAGATCGGCTTTACCCAGATATCGGTGTCGCACGAAGTCAGTCCGATGATGAAGCTGGTCGCGCGCGGCGACACCACCGTGGTCGACGCCTACCTGTCGCCGATCCTGCGCCGCTATGTCGACCAGGTCGCGGCCGAACTGCCGGGCGTGCACCTGCAGTTCATGCAGTCGAACGGGGGACTGACCGATGCGCGCGCCTTCCAGGGCAAGGACAGCATTCTGTCCGGCCCCGCGGGCGGCATCGTCGGCATGGTGCGTGCGAGCCGGCTGGCCGGCTTCGAGCGCGTCATCGGCTTCGACATGGGCGGCACCTCGACCGATGTCTCGCACTATGCGGGCGAATTCGAAAGGGTGTTCGAGACCCAGGTCGCCGGCGTGCGGATGCGCGCGCCGATGATGAGCATCCACACGGTGGCGGCCGGCGGCGGCTCGATCCTGCATTTCGACGGCAGCCGCTACCGCGTCGGCCCCGACAGCGCCGGCGCCAATCCGGGCCCGGCCAGCTACCGCCGCGGCGGGCCGCTGACGGTCACCGACGCCAACCTGATGCTGGGTAAAATCCAGCCGGGGCAGTTTCCGCACCTGTTCGGACCGGGCGGGAACGAAGCGCTCGACGCCGGCGTCGTGCGCGCCGGGTTCGAGGAAATGGCGCGCGAGATCGCCGCAGCCACAGGCGACGAGCGTACGCCCGAACAGGTCGCCGAAGGCTTCATCCAGATCGCGGTCGGGAACATGGCCAACGCCATCAAGCAGATCTCGGTGCAGCGCGGCCACGACGTCACGGAATATGCGCTGACCAGCTTCGGCGGCGCCGGCGGCCAGCATGCCTGCCTGGTGGCCGACGCGCTCGGCATGAAGACGGTCTTCGTCCACGGCCTGGCCGGCGTGCTGTCGGCCTACGGCATGGGCCGGGCCGACCAGAGCGCGATGCGCGAGCAGGCGGTCGAGGAGCGCCTGGGTGCGGCCGACAGCGAAGCGCTGGCCGCACGCCTCGACACCCTGGCCGAGGCCGCGAGCGGCGACCTGCGCGCCCAGGGCGTGGTCGACGCGCGCATCGACATCGTCAAGCGCGTGCACCTGCGCTACGAGGGCACGGATTCGGCGCTGGTGGTGGACTTCGCTGCGCCGGAGGCGATGCAGGCCCAGTTCGAAGCCGCCTATAAACGCCGCTTCTCCTTCCTGATGCCCTCGCGCGCATTGATCGTGGAAGCGGTGTCGGTGGAAGCGTTGGGACGCTCGGAAGCGCCACCGGAGACGATCGCCCCGGTCATGCCGCGCGACGGCGGCCTGCACCCCTTCGACACGGTGCCCATGTTCGGCGCCGGCGAATGGCGCGCGACCGCGATCTACCGGCGCGCGGACCTGCGGCCCGGCGACCGCATCGACGGCCCGGCCATCGTCGCCGAGGACAATGCGACGACGGTCGTCGAAGCGGGCTGGCAGGCCGAGGTCACGCCCTACAATCACCTTGTGCTGCGCCGCGTGCAGGCGCTGCCCGAGCGGCGCGCGATCGGCACCACGGCCGATCCGGTCATGCTCGAGATCTTCAACAACCTGTTCATGTCGATCGCCGAGCAGATGGGCCTGCGCCTGCAGAACACGGCCCATTCGGTGAACATCAAGGAGCGGCTCGACTTCAGCTGCGCCATTTTTGATGCCGCCGGCAACCTGGTAGCGAACGCGCCGCACATGCCCGTGCACCTGGGCTCGATGGGCGAGAGCATCAAGACCGTGATGCGCGAGAATGCGGGCCGCATGCGGGCCGGCGACGTGTATGTGCTGAACGACCCCTACAACGGCGGCACCCACTTGCCGGACGTGACGGTGATCTCGCCCGTGTTCGACGAAGCGGGCATCGACATACTGTTCTACGTCGGGTCGCGCGGCCACCACGCCGACATCGGCGGCACCACGCCGGGCTCGATGCCGCCGGACTCGCGCCACATCGAGGAGGAGGGCGTCCTGATCGACAACTTCAAGCTGGTCGACGGCGCCGACGGCATCCTGCGCGAGGCCGAAGCGCGTGCGCTGTTGAACGGCGCGCGCTACCCGGCCCGCAATCCGGACCAGAACATGGCCGACCTGCGCGCCCAGGTCGCAGCCAACCAGAAGGGCGTCGAGGAGCTGCTGCGGATGGTGGCGCACTTCGGCCTGGATGTCGTGCGCGCCTACATGGGCCACGTGCAGGACAATGCCGAGGAAGCCGTGCGGCGCGTGATCACGGCCCTGAAGGACGGCGCCTTCACCGTGGAACTGGACAACGGCGCGCGCATCGCGGTGGCGATCACGGTCGACCGCGCCGCACGCAGCGCCCGCATCGACTTCACCGGCACGTCAAGCCAGCTCGATAACAATTTCAACGCGCCGTCCGCCGTCTGCATGGCCGCGGTGCTGTACGTGTTCCGTACCCTGGTCGAGGACGAGATCCCGCTCAACGGCGGCTGCCTGAAGCCGCTCGAGGTGATCATCCCGCCCGGCTCGATGCTCAACCCGCATTACCCGGCCTCTGTCGTTTCCGGCAACGTCGAGACCTCGACCTGCATCACCAACGCCTTATATGGGGCACTGGGCGTGATGGCGGCCTCGCAGGGCACGATGAACAATTTTACGTTCGGGAACGCCCGCTACCAATACTACGAGACCATTTCGGGCGGTAGCGGCGCGGGCGAGGGCTTCGACGGCACCGACGTCGTGCAGACCAACATGACCAATTCGCGCCTGACCGATCCGGAGATCCTCGAGTTCCGCTTCCCGGTGCGGCTGGAGAGCTATGCGATCCGGCCCGGTTCCGGCGGCGCCGGGCGCTGGCATGGCGGCAAGGGCGGCGTGCGCCAGGTGCGCTTCCTGGAACCGATGACGGCCGCGATCCTGTCGAACAACCGGATCTACGCGCCCTTCGGGATGGCGGGCGGCGAGCCGGGCGCGCGCGGCGTCAACACGGTCGTGCGTGCCGATGGGCGGGTCGAGCAGGTCGGCCATATCGGCAAGGTCGAGATGGCGGCCGGGGACCTGTTCGTGATCGAGACGCCGGGCGGGGGAGGGTACGGAGAGGCGTGA
- a CDS encoding ABC transporter ATP-binding protein — MRDHPEAFKYTDSAATDGAAAIQVEGLSKRVADASGELTILHSIDFTVQPAETLAIVGASGSGKSTLLGLLAGLDTPSGGRVLLGGTDIFALDEDGRAAFRKARLGFVFQSFQLLAHLNALENVMLPLELRGDGQARAKAEAMLGRVGLSSRLRHYPKYLSGGEQQRVALARAFVTEPPLLFADEPTGSLDAATGEAIIQLMFELNRERGSTLVLVTHDSAMAARCGRTITIAAGKLV; from the coding sequence ATGCGCGATCATCCCGAGGCTTTCAAATATACGGACTCCGCCGCGACAGACGGGGCGGCTGCAATCCAGGTGGAAGGCCTGTCCAAGCGGGTGGCGGACGCCAGCGGCGAACTCACCATCCTGCACAGCATCGATTTTACCGTGCAACCGGCCGAGACGCTCGCGATCGTCGGCGCCTCGGGTTCCGGCAAGTCGACCCTGCTCGGGCTGCTGGCCGGTCTCGACACCCCGAGCGGCGGCCGCGTGCTGCTGGGCGGCACCGATATCTTCGCGCTCGACGAGGATGGACGCGCCGCGTTTCGCAAGGCCAGGCTCGGTTTCGTGTTCCAGTCCTTCCAGCTGCTGGCGCATTTGAACGCGCTCGAAAACGTGATGCTGCCGCTCGAATTGCGCGGCGACGGCCAGGCGCGGGCAAAAGCGGAAGCGATGCTGGGCCGCGTCGGCCTGTCCAGCCGGCTGCGCCATTATCCGAAATACCTGTCCGGCGGCGAGCAGCAGCGCGTGGCCCTGGCGCGCGCCTTCGTGACCGAGCCGCCGCTGCTGTTCGCGGACGAGCCCACCGGCAGCCTGGATGCGGCGACCGGGGAGGCCATCATCCAGCTGATGTTCGAACTCAATCGCGAACGCGGGTCGACCCTGGTGCTCGTCACGCACGATTCCGCGATGGCGGCACGGTGTGGGCGGACGATTACGATTGCGGCGGGGAAGCTGGTTTAG